A genomic segment from Glycine max cultivar Williams 82 chromosome 1, Glycine_max_v4.0, whole genome shotgun sequence encodes:
- the LOC100812083 gene encoding F-box/LRR-repeat protein 3: MKKQKRSDPQNDTTNPFEVLTEELMFVILDFLETAAPLDKKSFSLTCKWFYSLEAKHRRLLRPLRAEHLPALAARYPSVTELDLSLCPRVGDDALALVAGAYAATLRRLDLSQSRRFTGSGLMSLGARCEYLVELDLSNATELRDAGVAAVARARNLRRLWLARCKNVTDMGIGCIAVGCRKLRVICLKWCVGIGDLGVDLVAIKCKELTTLDLSYLPITEKCLPSIFKLQHLEDLVLEGCFGIDDDSLDVDLLKQGCKTLKKLDISGCQNISHVGLSKLTSISGGLEKLISADGSPVTLSLADGLNKLSMLQSIVLDGCPVTSEGLRAIGNLCISLRELSLSKCLGVTDEALSFLVSKHKDLRKLDITCCRKITDVSIASISNSCAGLTSLKMESCTLVPSEAFVLIGEKCHYIEELDLTDNEIDDEGLMSISSCSRLSSLKIGICLNITDRGLTYVGMHCSKLKELDLYRSTGVDDLGISAIARGCPGLEMINTSYCTSITDRALITLSKCSNLKTLEIRGCLLVTSIGLAAIAMNCRQLSRLDIKKCYNIDDSGMIALAHFSQNLRQINLSYSSVTDVGLLSLANISCLQSFTVLHLQGLVPGGLAAALLACGGLTKVKLHLSLRPLLPQLLIRHVESRGCVFEWRDKEFQAELDPKCWKLQLEDVML, from the exons ATGAAGAAGCAGAAGCGCTCGGACCCTCAAAACGACACCACTAACCCCTTCGAGGTTCTCACGGAGGAGCTAATGTTCGTGATCCTGGACTTCCTCGAAACGGCGGCGCCGTTGGATAAAAAATCCTTCTCGCTGACGTGTAAGTGGTTTTACTCCCTTGAGGCAAAACACCGTCGTTTGCTTCGGCCGTTACGGGCAGAGCACCTGCCCGCGCTCGCAGCCCGCTACCCGAGCGTAACGGAACTAGATCTCTCGCTGTGCCCGCGCGTGGGCGACGACGCGCTCGCGCTCGTCGCCGGCGCGTACGCGGCGACGCTGCGGCGGCTGGACCTGTCACAGTCGCGGCGGTTCACAGGGAGCGGGCTTATGAGCCTCGGCGCGCGGTGCGAGTACTTGGTGGAGTTGGACTTGTCGAACGCGACGGAGCTGAGGGACGCCGGCGTCGCGGCGGTGGCGCGTGCGCGGAACTTGCGGAGGCTGTGGCTGGCGAGGTGTAAGAACGTGACGGATATGGGGATTGGGTGTATTGCGGTGGGGTGCAGGAAGCTGAGGGTGATTTGCTTGAAGTGGTGTGTTGGGATTGGGGATTTGGGCGTGGATTTGGTTGCAATTAAGTGTAAGGAGCTCACAACATTGGATCTCTCTTATTTGCCT ATCACGGAGAAATGTCTGCCGTCGATCTTCAAATTGCAACATCTTGAAGATTTGGTCCTCGAAGGATGCTTTGGCATTGATGACGACAGCCTCGATGTTGATCTCTTAAAACAAGGGTGCAAGACATTAAAG AAACTTGATATCTCAGGTTGTCAAAACATAAGTCACGTTGGGTTATCAAAGCTAACAAGCATTTCTGGAGGTTTAGAGAAACTCATTTCAGCAGATGGTTCTCCT GTCACTCTTTCTCTTGCTGATGGTTTGAATAAACTTTCaatgttgcaatcaattgtatTAGATGGCTGCCCTGTTACTTCTGAAGGATTAAGGGCCATTGGAAATTTGTGCATTTCACTTAGGGAGCTTAGTCTAAGCAAATGTTTGGGAGTGACAGATGAAGCACTCTCGTTCCTTGTGTCAAAACACAAAGATTTAAGGAAGCTTGACATCACATGCTGTCGCAAGATAACTGATGTTTCCATTGCCAGCATTTCTAATTCGTGCGCAGGTCTAACTTCTCTCAAAATGGAGTCATGTACACTAGTTCCAAGTGAAGCATTTGTCTTGATTGGAGAGAAATGCCATTATATTGAGGAGCTTGACCTAACAGATAATGAAATTGATGATGAAG GTCTTATGTCCATTTCTTCTTGTTCTAGGCTCTCCAGCTTGAAAATAGGAATATGCCTGAACATAACTGACAGAGGACTTACCTATGTTGGCATGCATTGCTCAAAATTAAAGGAGCTGGATCTATACAG GTCTACAGGGGTAGATGATTTGGGCATTTCAGCAATTGCTCGGGGTTGCCCTGGCCTTGAGATGATAAATACATCCTATTGTACTAGCATTACTGACAGGGCACTAATCACCTTGTCAAAATGTTCAAATTTGAAGACACTTGAAATTCGAGGATGTCTTCTTGTTACATCCATAGGTCTGGCAGCTATTGCAATGAATTGCAGACAACTAAGTCGTCTAGACATAAAAAAGTGTTACAACATTGATGACAGTGGGATGATTGCACTAGCTCATTTCTCCCAAAATCTAAGACAG ATAAATTTGTCATATAGCTCAGTTACAGATGTGGGGCTTCTGTCACTTGCTAATATCAGCTGCCTTCAAAGTTTTACTGTGCTTCACCTGCAAGGCTTGGTTCCAGGAGGACTGGCTGCAGCCTTATTAGCATGTGGAGGGCTAACAAAAGTGAAGCTTCATCTTTCACTAAGACCTCTGTTACCTCAGCTACTTATCAGACATGTAGAATCACGTGGCTGTGTGTTTGAATGGAGAGATAAAGAGTTTCAG GCTGAATTGGACCCAAAGTGTTGGAAATTACAGTTAGAAGATGTGATGCTATAG